DNA sequence from the Pelosinus sp. IPA-1 genome:
ACAGCGCAACCAAGCGACTGCCAATCAATTTTATTTGTAAGCCAAGAATAAGATGCATACACACCACAATCCAGCCCAATATTATCAATAAAAGTACGACATATTTCTGTTATATCGCGAGGCATTCCACGACGAGTTTTATATCCATCAGCATCTTCCATGTCGAAAAATACAGGTAATTCTAGTAATACACCAGCACTATCAATAGCTTCTCGGCAATTAATTGCTTCTTGTAAAGTATCGTCGTTATTCAATGCATAGCTGTAATGATATGCTCCTACTTTTAACCCTGCTGCGTGTGCTGCATTTACGTTTTCTACAAACATACTATCTTTTGAATATAAGCCATATGAGCTTCTAACCATTACAAATTCAATTCCTGCATCAGCTACGGCTTGCCAATCGA
Encoded proteins:
- a CDS encoding GH25 family lysozyme; this encodes MMKGIDVSENNGVVDWQAVADAGIEFVMVRSSYGLYSKDSMFVENVNAAHAAGLKVGAYHYSYALNNDDTLQEAINCREAIDSAGVLLELPVFFDMEDADGYKTRRGMPRDITEICRTFIDNIGLDCGVYASYSWLTNKIDWQSLGCAVWNAQWGQSDDIKGYMWQYTDKLEIGGRLFDGNVKW